In Sesamum indicum cultivar Zhongzhi No. 13 linkage group LG1, S_indicum_v1.0, whole genome shotgun sequence, the sequence atcagCATATTGTACTGACAACAATCTATTGCAGGCTCTGGTGATAATGGAGAAATGCTCTAGTCATGGGTTTGTGCCAGATGTTACCTTGACTAAGGTGATAGAAATTCTATGGAATGCAGGGCGTATCTCTGAAGGAGTTGAGTTATTAGAGAGAGTGGAGCGCAATGGACGGACTCTTGATGTAGTGGCCTATAACACATTGTTGAAGGGTTTTGTTGAAGCAGGAAAAGTAGAAGCAGGATATGGCTTTGTCAAGCAAATGGAGATAAAGGGATGTCTACCAAACACTGATACAACCAATGTTCTGTTTGCAGTTTTCTGTGAGTCTGGAATGTTGGATTCAGCTCTTGatatgtttgatgaaatgaaaaggGTCAGTGTACATTGGAATTTTGTCACGTTTGAGACACTAATACATGGATTCTGTTCAAGTGGGAGGACTGGGGATGGGTTTAAGATCTTCGAATTAATGGTTGAGGGTAAGGGTGGTTGTGCTGGCCATATTGGTCCTTATAGCATTTTATACGGTTTATACAAGGACAACTGTCTTGATCAAGCGCTAGAGTTTCTACACTATATAAGAAACCTTTTCCCTCGTGCTGTGAGTCGGAGTTTGAGGATTCTGCAATTATGTCAAGAGGGTGGCATAGAGGAAGCAAAGCAAATTCTATATAAGATAAGTGAAGGAGGCTTTCCAAGTGCTCTTGTATATGCAAGTTTGACTCAagaattttccaaaaatgGATTCATGAAGCAGTCAAGCTAATGAATGAGATGATTGGCCATGGTTATTTTTTAGTTGCTTCAacttttaatgttttaatCAGTGGGTTCTGTCGGCTGGGAAAAGTTGGGACGGCAGCGAGGCTAATGGAGGACCTTTTGATGAGAGGTTGCTTGCCTGATTCTGAAAGCTATGGCCTTATAATCAAAGCCTTTTGCAGGCAAGGGAACTTCCATTCAAGCTCTAATGTGGTTTATGCAAATGGTGGAAAAGAGTATTAGACCTGATTATTATGCATGGAATTCATTGATTCTGGTGGCATTAGAAGGCAAGGGATTTGTTCCAAGAGCATGAACTAATGCAGGGGCCGACTGAAACCTGatcttcatcaagaaaaccatTGTATCCACCATGGTTTCCGTGCTTGGAGGTTTGTCCTGGCAGCAAAGAGTTGAGAGGGGTTcaatgtttcttttttgttatctttgattaattaatattacactccaagattttcacattttaaaagCATAATCAAATTCGACAGAATAAAATTCTTCCTGTGACAATAAATATGTCAATTTTTCAAtgagaaatacatatatatgtaaagaaAGCAGCACAGCAGATAGACAAGAATTCATGTATGCCAAAGTGCCTAACTAATATGATACAGTGAATGCTCATGGCCATGGGAACACCCAAACTTCCAATAAATACTCTGTTCTCAAGTGGTTGGCTGAAGCCGTGGCCACGTCACTCTAAAATGTCCCGTTACTTCTCCGGaccttttcaaaaaataatactgaCGATGACGATTAGCATCGGATCTTAATTAACTAACCTCAATCAATCCATCAAACCACCTCCTCAATatcatctttcttcttcttgccAGTCTCTTTTTTTCTGACCAAAACGAAAAGAAACCAGAGAAACGAGAATAAGTTTCCTTAAAGATGAAAAGgatcttgttttttctttcctctagATTTTCTGACCGACCCTCTAAATTTCGCCTCACCCATTTTCGGCTTTACTGTGATCGCGCACATTCTTCTGTCTCCAGGCGTCCCGGTTAGTGTATGTTCTGTAAAAGAAAACACAGACGCACGTGCGTGTGTGTGCGTATTCATGTCGTGATTCTTGAATGTGggttttctttgaatttattttaaattttgtttactGGTGTTTCTTGAAGTGTTATCTGTCTTGATTGATATCTGTGGTTATGTTTgatgattcttttttatttatttttaacgcTTTCTCTTGGGGTGGACATCATCAACTCTGTTTTCACTGTTATATATGGCAAGCTTCAATCCCGAATGTCTTGACTGGTGCAAGCAATTATATCACGTCATAGCttttaagaagaaaattctttCCCAGAACTTTTGAATTTCACTTCTACTCTGCAAAATGAAATAGCATCGATTAGAAACAGAAGAACAACTGCCTAAATGTAGATTCATAAAAATCGGTGCAGTAACAATGTTTTATCATCAGAATTATAGTTTCTTAGTTTATGGACGTTTTGTGGGGTTTAACATTCCTTATCATTGTGAGGTTCTTGTACTCataaaagaatacaaaaaaattaagagtatcgagaatttaaattatgttacttcaacaaagaaaataaaacctgATTGATTTTGTCACTCGAAAGATGATAAATGTACTTGGAGTGCATTTATGTTCTCCAGAACTATCAATCCTTTCGTTAATTGTTGATTTGAGCTAATGTCATTCTGAAAAACTTATGACTTTGCATATTTGTTTCTCCAAATGAATTTTCTCCAATTCCAATTCTGCGATCCAATTTTAAGCATCCAATATAACATTACTTATGCAGTTTCTTCTGTGGTTAATTTCTCTAAGAACCCTCCTTATGGTTTCTTTGAATTCTCATGATCCCTCCCTTCCAGGTCCGCTTGCTTATTACAAGAGTCTCGTTAATCAAGGAAAATTGAAACACGACCCTTACCAGGAAAAGGTTGCTTTGGAACTGGATAGCTTGCTTGGAAGGCTGGACCAATATGAGAAAGATATGGAGGAATACCATGTGGGTCTTATGTTAAGATGGGCCTTTCCTTTTCTCTATTATCATGTCCATGATTTCTTATATATGTTTCTTGGCTTTTCATAGGCAAATCTTGCCAAGTGGGAAGAGAACCGGGAAAATGAGCGGCGGAGGCTTTTGATGGAGGAAGCCAAGTCAAAGCAACAGGGAGATGCCTTAACATCCATAAACAAGCGTAGGAATATGTTTCAGAAGTGGATGTCACGGTGAGGCAAATAGATTCCATCTTATCTTGCCTTCTTTTTGTATTGTTTTCCTATTGTGATTGCTTGCACCTGCATCTGTGCATGTCATACATCTGGAGCTTTTCTTTTAGCAAGAAATTTCCAGTTTGTTGATGCACCAGAACTCCAAGCATTCTGAGAGTCATGAAAATCTCATTTCTAGTGTTTAGAGTGTGCTAAAAATCTAATCAATAAACAATGGGACTTTAGCCTACTGACTGCTCTGGCGAAGAGGGAAATGTTAAGCTTGTGGGTCAAATTCACAGCCAGAACACAGTGCTTATGCTGCTAAAAGATTAAACTTTTGATTAGTACTTTTGCCAAGGCAATAGTTTTAAGTACCAAAGCAAGAGCCCAGTGCAACAGTTTCAAGGAAAGCCTAGTCTACAGGTTTGCTTCCACTGGGGAGAGGTATTAATTCCCTCTTGGCATAGGCCTGAGTCTGAGACCTAATCATAGTCGATGCATGGTTATGTGCAAATGAAACATCTGGTAGGATTTTTGCTAGGTGCTATAGCTTTTTGTATAGCAAGAAATGATTAAGCAGAACTCATGGTTTTGTCATCATGAGGGGCCTCCAGAGTAATACTTGGCCTCTCCAGCATACTTGTGGTGAGGGAAGTTGTTAATTTCCTATTCTTGTGCCTCAACAGATATAGAAGAGCCATGTTGGTAAACTAATGTAACTTTATATATTGAAggtgaaaaagaaattagacGTTCTAAACCATTGACGCCTCTAAGACTTGCTGTTGCTTTCTTCATCTAAAACTTCCATTCCTCTATTGATGGATTTTCTCTTGATTCTgcagaaaatttgataatgtTGAACCAGGCGTGGGGAAATGGGTGTCATATCTTAACAGAGAAAAGAAACTAGATTCACTGGTTGGCAAGCGTCCTACTGCTCCTCCAGCACCCAAGGGCCTATACATTTATGGAAATGTTGGAAGTGGTTTGTTGCTGCATCTTACTTGATCCTTTTGTTGTCTGTTATTATGTCAGCTGATTTTtgtctaaatttaatttactccATAATGTCACCACATTCCTGATATCTCAATTTTAAAGAAGTTTCATGCTGGAGTCATTCTTGCAACTTTTTATAGCTCATACGCCTTATCTAGGGAAGACAATGCTCATGGATATGTTCTATAGTGCCACGGAAGGAATTGTTCAACATCGGAGAAGGCTTCACTTTCATGAGGCAAGTGCTCACCTCCACTTTCCGCAATGTACGCTACTATGTCATCATTTGAAATGGTGTATATTGATCATCTTTGCTTTCagatatataaaagaaagatttcattttatttgttctatCCTTATAAAGTGAAGAGCATCAAGCTTTTGTCCCTTCCTGTCGGAGACacatataataaacaaattaaacaatctatttttttctggAATTGGGGCTTTCTCTTGGAGCAAAGTTATGCATCAATCAGCCTTGGAGTGTCCTTACTGCCGCATGAGACTGTTAAACATGGGATATGGTGAAATTTCTCGTTTGTGCATCCCTTCATACGTCTGCTGTAAATTATGTTCATCAACACGAATATCATACTTGTAATTTGAGCAATTACAATGAGAGTTTTATGTACTCCAGCTTCTACTTATGAGGGAAGATGAGAAATATTTACTCCAAAATGGTAGCTAATAAATGACTTTGAGTTGTGAAATTCACCATTTTATTAGTTTACTTACTGAACTTGAGGAATGTGGCCTCATGTTGCGGCATACGAAGTACACATCTCTAACTTCAtgtttgttatattttccAAAGTAGTACAcagctttgattttatatttgttattaacaGCATTATAACCATGAATAAGTTCGTCAAATATAGTCAAGCCTGGTGAATCACTCTTTCACCGAGTATAATTAGGGAGTAAATTTTACAATACTGATGTCTGACTAAGTCTTAACTTGTTCCATGTCTGAATCTGAGATGGCCTTCTTTAGTAGTCCCCTTGTATGTGTACAGACATTGCAGAAGTTGAATTAAGTGTGGTATAACAGAAAGATGATCACTGTTCATCTCCTAAGGTTTATTTTATCAGAAATCATAATGTTTTCAGCATCTATGTCTTATTTCtaatctaaaattttgtaactatAATTGGCAGGCTATGCTTCAAATACACGATCTCATGCATAAAGTATGGAAGAGTCAAGAGATGGAAAAGTCTCTTCAATCCAGCATTTCAAACTGGGTAATGAATCTTCCAtttgatacaaaaattaagGAATGGCTAGCTGAAGAAGAACGATATAAGCaagagatgaaaatgaaaaatattcttcCAGCTGTCGCGGATAAGTTTCTTGTTGATAGGCAAGGATATCAAAGAGGATCTAGTATTCTTTGCTTCGATGAAATACAGGTTCGACTATCTATGTCTGCTGAGCTTCCCAGcaatgatttatatttaacagTCTTTAGGGATATACTAATTTATACCTTTAGATATGGTCTATATGATTTCATGAATAATTGTCTCACTGAATTATCAATGTCTTATGTAGTTACTGGGTTTATTCTGTGTATCCATGTGATTCTATTGCCTGTCCATGCGATTATAGAAATGAATGTTAGTTCATCATGTATGAGTTGTCTGTTCTGGCACATATTCTTATTTCTTTGTGTTTATGCTGCTCGATCAGAGGTATTCTTCTAAGATGAATAGCTCAATCTTGGTTTTCTGTTACAGACAGTT encodes:
- the LOC105156495 gene encoding putative ATPase N2B isoform X1 codes for the protein MKRILFFLSSRFSDRPSKFRLTHFRLYCDRAHSSVSRRPGPLAYYKSLVNQGKLKHDPYQEKVALELDSLLGRLDQYEKDMEEYHANLAKWEENRENERRRLLMEEAKSKQQGDALTSINKRRNMFQKWMSRKFDNVEPGVGKWVSYLNREKKLDSLVGKRPTAPPAPKGLYIYGNVGSGKTMLMDMFYSATEGIVQHRRRLHFHEAMLQIHDLMHKVWKSQEMEKSLQSSISNWVMNLPFDTKIKEWLAEEERYKQEMKMKNILPAVADKFLVDRQGYQRGSSILCFDEIQTVDVFAIVALSGIVSRLLSTGTVLVATSNRAPRDLNQDGMQREIFQEFIARLEEHCEIILIGSEIDYRRHIAESSIDQTHYFWPLDSNKIKEYENMWSLVVSQSGGRITSQTLPVMFGRTLEVPESCNGAARFTFEYLCGRPIGAADYIAIAKTYHTVFIGDIPVMSMRIRDKARRFITLVDELYNHHCRLYCSAATSVDDLFQGTEEGTLFDLESFQFETETENPRLRRDVLAEGNVSSGGTTTGIISLLSGQEEMFAFRRAVSRLIEMQTPLYLEGVSYLHPYFQEKPTENQS